The proteins below come from a single Parazoarcus communis genomic window:
- a CDS encoding OmpA family protein produces MIKQTKNQMLMLAAIASIGLSATSAFAADVVVDGKGETPYVIDGRNVVARSGYDLCWRTGYWTPAAASTAMAGEFPAGCACDSDIVPKDKCVKMAAAPMAKPAAPMPKPTAEKIKLSADALFDFDKAVLKSDGMSKLDELASKSKDVKLEVILAVGHTDRLGSDTYNQKLSERRAAAVKTYLVSKGVEANRVYTEGKGEKQPVTGDKCNTVKNRKALIECLQPDRRVEVEVIGSK; encoded by the coding sequence ATGATCAAACAAACCAAGAATCAGATGCTCATGCTGGCCGCCATCGCTTCGATCGGCCTGTCCGCAACCAGCGCTTTCGCAGCGGATGTCGTTGTCGATGGCAAGGGCGAAACCCCCTACGTGATCGACGGCCGCAATGTCGTTGCCCGCAGTGGTTACGACCTGTGCTGGCGTACCGGCTACTGGACCCCGGCCGCTGCCAGCACCGCAATGGCTGGCGAGTTCCCCGCCGGTTGTGCATGTGATAGCGACATCGTGCCGAAAGACAAGTGCGTGAAGATGGCTGCCGCTCCGATGGCCAAGCCCGCTGCACCGATGCCGAAGCCGACCGCTGAGAAGATCAAGCTGTCCGCTGACGCGCTGTTCGACTTCGACAAGGCTGTTCTGAAGAGCGACGGCATGTCCAAGCTCGACGAACTGGCTTCCAAGTCGAAGGACGTCAAGCTGGAAGTGATCCTGGCTGTCGGTCACACCGACCGCCTTGGCTCCGACACCTACAACCAGAAGCTGTCCGAGCGTCGCGCTGCCGCCGTCAAGACCTACCTGGTTTCGAAGGGCGTTGAAGCCAACCGTGTATACACCGAAGGCAAGGGCGAGAAGCAGCCCGTGACCGGCGACAAGTGCAACACCGTGAAGAACCGCAAGGCTCTGATCGAGTGCCTGCAGCCGGATCGTCGCGTTGAAGTCGAAGTGATCGGCTCCAAGTAA
- the ubiG gene encoding bifunctional 2-polyprenyl-6-hydroxyphenol methylase/3-demethylubiquinol 3-O-methyltransferase UbiG — MTTLNADPAELQKFSDLAHRWWDPASEFKPLHEINPLRLSWIDDIASLSGKDVLDVGCGGGILSEGMASIGATVTGIDLSEKALGVARLHLFESGQKVDYRLVSAEAFADENPARFDVVTCMEMLEHVPDPASTIAACAKLVKPGGHVFFSTLNRNLKAYTFAIIGAEYLLKLLPRGTHEYAKFIKPSELSRYSRNAGLNPQTLMGMSYNPLTKVYSLGRDTDVNYLLHTRRES; from the coding sequence ATGACCACGCTCAACGCAGATCCAGCAGAACTGCAAAAATTCAGCGACCTCGCCCACCGATGGTGGGACCCCGCATCCGAATTCAAACCCTTGCATGAAATCAATCCGCTTCGCCTGAGCTGGATTGACGACATTGCCAGCCTTTCAGGCAAGGACGTCCTTGACGTTGGCTGCGGTGGCGGCATCCTGTCCGAAGGGATGGCTTCTATTGGCGCCACGGTGACCGGCATCGACCTCTCCGAGAAGGCACTTGGCGTTGCCCGCCTTCATCTGTTCGAGAGCGGCCAGAAAGTCGATTACAGACTGGTCAGCGCCGAAGCGTTCGCCGACGAAAACCCGGCACGGTTCGACGTGGTGACCTGCATGGAAATGCTGGAGCATGTTCCCGATCCGGCAAGCACGATTGCGGCCTGTGCAAAGCTGGTCAAACCCGGTGGTCACGTTTTTTTCTCCACCCTCAACCGCAACCTGAAGGCCTACACATTCGCCATTATCGGTGCGGAGTATCTGCTCAAGCTTTTGCCGCGCGGCACACACGAGTACGCAAAGTTCATCAAGCCCTCCGAGCTGAGCCGCTACAGCCGGAATGCCGGACTCAACCCGCAAACACTGATGGGCATGAGTTACAACCCCCTGACCAAGGTCTATTCGCTGGGACGGGACACGGATGTGAATTACCTGCTCCACACCCGGCGCGAGAGCTGA